In Taeniopygia guttata chromosome Z, bTaeGut7.mat, whole genome shotgun sequence, one genomic interval encodes:
- the KIAA1958 gene encoding uncharacterized protein KIAA1958 homolog, with product MEDCLHTSSENLSKLVSWAHSHGTICSLIPNLKHLLSEGAHGNLTAMWGCSAGHAYHWPLAATCRAGSQERVCFQDSRSFNSDSPSMLGVPSEAQASPLERYPGRPVKAKLDCTRTRDSCDFSYCSEPSELGEPVEEYEDEATLFDMVCESSVTDEDSDFEPHPHRASTGPRKRPAAAAQAQAQPADEGGGDVLLKKIKQELPEDYYIVANAELTAGADGPALALTQMSKPKPQPPAGPSCLGPSRTVPQPGAGPEPDPQRPCASPPGPPRLAAQRPPRGPLASPAWGAGGGPMAALQVPATSSNAITTPEKPISIPLSALQLPGQEEPPVAAEETLPSIPHLVPGGEVAGSPSVGTEPEVSSSQQQPHAAPTITPEAAAQLMPDQDEKAAELSREQNEKTIRSTQTALRNFREFLISKYPSETREIYVIPCIELDAYLASFFVDARQKDGSEYEPNSLANYQCGLERYLKEHRYGYSITRDKEFKRSQEALKQKQIELRCKGKGNKPHKSMKLTFADELILRKRGLLSRYNPEGLLNLVWLNNTKAFGHCTGFHGSTLKWGDIRLRVTETGLEYLEWMGPDNGDVSTKSKRGGTDSRVYATQHSPQTCPVQDYKEYAQRRPPAMRYEDAPFYLSIKPVVNLAALHWYNCQALGKNKLAKMVKTMCEKGNIPGRKTNFSVYQSCSTLSEAQSNQLVLICNNLGQQAAQSMASHSNTGNFIVSASYDSSSDTA from the exons ATGGAGGACTGCCTTCACACCTCATCTGAAAATCTCTCCAAGCTGGTGAGCTGGGCCCACAGCCATGGGACCATCTGCAGCCTCATCCCCAACCTCAAGCACCTCCTTTCCGAGGGGGCCCATGGCAACCTGACTGCCATGTGGGGCTGTAGTGCTGGCCATGCCTACCACTGGCCCCTAGCCGCCACTTGCCGGGCTGGCTCCCAGGAGCGTGTCTGCTTCCAGGACAGCCGCAGCTTTAACTCGGACAGCCCCAGCATGCTGGGGGTGCCATCAGAGGCTCAGGCTAGCCCCCTGGAGCGCTATCCAGGCCGGCCAGTGAAGGCCAAGCTGGATTGCACCCGCACTCGTGACTCCTGCGACTTCTCCTACTGCAGCGAGCCGTCAGAGCTGGGCGAGCCTGTGGAGGAGTACGAGGATGAGGCCACCCTCTTCGACATGGTGTGTGAGTCCTCTGTCACCGACGAGGACAGTGACTTTGAGCCACACCCCCACCGTGCTTCCACCGGCCCCCGCAAGCGGCCGGCTGCCGCGGCCCAGGCCCAGGCGCAGCCTGCCGACGAGGGTGGCGGTGACGTGCTCCTCAAGAAGATAAAGCAGGAGCTCCCTGAGGACTATTATATAGTGGCCAACGCGGAGCTGACGGCTGGCGCCGATGGGCCGGCCCTGGCCCTGACACAGATGTCCAAGCCCAAGCCACAGCCCCCGGCTGGGCCCTCGTGCCTGGGACCCAGCAGAACCGTGCCCCAGCCGGGCGCGGGCCCCGAGCCCGACCCGCAGCGCCCCTGCGcctccccgcccggcccgccccgcctGGCTGCGCAGCGGCCGCCCCGGGGACCCCTGGCTTCCCCAGCCTGGGGGGCAGGCGGTGGCCCCATGGCTGCCCTGCAGGTACCAGCCACCAGCTCCAATGCCATCACCACCCCTGAGAAACCCATCAGCATCCCCctctcagccctgcagctgcctggtcaGGAGGAGCCGCCGGTGGCTGCTGAGGAGACCCTCCCGTCCATCCCACACCTGGTCCCAGGTGGTGAGGTGGCCGGCTCACCCTCAGTGGGCACTGAGCCTGAGGtcagctccagccagcagcagccccacgcAGCACCCACCATCACCCCTGAGGCAGCAGCGCAGCTGATGCCAG ACCAGGATGAGAAAGCAGCCGAGCtcagcagggagcagaatgAGAAGACCATTCGCAGCACTCAGACGGCTCTCCGCAATTTCCGAGAATTCCTCATTTCCAAGTACCCATCTGAGACCCGTGAGATCTATGTCATCCCCTGCATAGAGCTTGATGCGTATCTTGCATCCTTCTTTGTGGATGCCAGACAAAAGGATGGGTCTGAATATGAGCCAAACAGTCTGGCCAACTATCAGTGTGGACTGGAGCGGTATCTCAAAGAGCACAGGTATGGATACAGTATTACAAGGGATAAGGAATTCAAGAGGTCCCAGGAAGCTctaaagcaaaagcaaataGAGCTGAGGTGTAAAGGCAAAGGAAACAAGCCACACAAATCCATGAAGCTCACCTTTGCTGATGAGCTTATCCTGCGCAAAAGAGGCTTATTGAGCAGGTACAATCCTGAAGGGCTTCTGAACCTAGTATGGCTGAACAACACTAAGGCGTTTGGACACTGTACGGGTTTCCATGGGTCCACCCTCAAGTGGGGAGATATCCGGCTGCGGGTGACAGAGACTGGGTTGGAGTACCTGGAGTGGATGGGGCCAGACAATGGGGATGTGAGTACCAAGAGCAAGAGAGGAGGGACAGACTCGCGGGTGTATGCCACACAGCACTCCCCACAGACCTGCCCCGTGCAGGACTACAAGGAGTACGCCCAGCGGCGCCCTCCAGCCATGCGCTATGAGGATGCGCCTTTTTACCTGTCCATCAAGCCTGTTGTCAACTTGGCTGCACTTCACTGGTACAATTGCCAagccctggggaaaaacaagCTTGCCAAGATGGTGAAGACAATGTGTGAGAAAGGGAACATCCCTGGCCGCAAGACCAACTTCAGTGTCtaccagagctgcagcaccctCTCAGAAGCTCAGAGCAACCAGCTGGTGCTGATCTGCAATAACTTGGGCCAGCAGGCTGCCCAGTCCATGGCAAGCCACTCCAATACTGGCAACTTTATAGTGTCAGCATCCTATGACTCGTCATCTGACACGGCTTGA